A part of Streptomyces sp. NBC_01235 genomic DNA contains:
- a CDS encoding ABC transporter permease gives MSVTQQAAPAVTTPPASGPKQNDGRTSQRHLAIRLLARPEVGVFLGAVAVYVFFLITAPPVRDGSSMANILYQSSTIGIMALPVALLMIGGEFDLSAGVAVISSALTASMLSYQLTTNIWVGVIVALAVSLGVGFFNGWVMVRTGLPSFLVTLSTFLILQGVNLAVTKLVTGNVATDDISDMDGFDQARKIFASSFQVGDVQVKITVVWWLVFAALATWVLLRTKYGNWIFAVGGNKESARAVGVPVTFTKISLFMLVGFGAWFVGMHQLFTFNTVQSGEGVGQELIYIAASVIGGCLLTGGYGSAIGPVFGAFMFGMVQQGIVYAGWNPDWFKAFLGVMLLGATLINLWVQRTATRR, from the coding sequence ATGAGTGTGACCCAGCAGGCTGCGCCGGCGGTGACCACACCGCCGGCCTCCGGCCCCAAGCAGAACGACGGCCGGACCTCTCAACGCCACCTGGCCATAAGGTTGTTGGCGCGCCCCGAGGTGGGTGTGTTCCTCGGTGCCGTCGCGGTGTACGTGTTCTTCCTGATCACCGCGCCGCCGGTCCGTGACGGCAGCTCGATGGCCAACATCCTGTACCAGTCGTCGACGATCGGGATCATGGCCCTGCCGGTCGCGCTGCTGATGATCGGCGGCGAGTTCGACCTCTCGGCCGGTGTCGCCGTCATCTCCTCGGCGCTCACCGCGAGCATGCTCAGCTACCAACTGACCACGAACATATGGGTCGGCGTGATCGTCGCCCTGGCGGTGTCGCTGGGGGTCGGTTTCTTCAACGGCTGGGTGATGGTACGAACCGGCCTGCCGAGCTTCCTGGTCACGCTGAGCACCTTCCTGATCCTGCAGGGCGTCAACCTCGCGGTGACCAAGCTGGTCACCGGCAACGTGGCGACCGACGACATCAGCGACATGGACGGCTTCGACCAGGCCAGGAAAATCTTCGCCTCGTCCTTCCAGGTGGGAGACGTCCAGGTCAAGATCACCGTGGTGTGGTGGCTGGTCTTCGCGGCGCTGGCCACCTGGGTGCTGCTGCGCACCAAGTACGGCAACTGGATCTTCGCGGTCGGCGGCAACAAGGAGAGCGCGCGGGCGGTCGGCGTGCCCGTGACGTTCACGAAGATCTCGCTGTTCATGCTGGTCGGCTTCGGTGCCTGGTTCGTCGGCATGCACCAGCTGTTCACGTTCAACACCGTGCAGTCCGGCGAGGGCGTCGGCCAGGAGTTGATCTACATCGCGGCGTCCGTCATCGGCGGCTGTCTGCTCACCGGCGGCTACGGCTCGGCGATCGGCCCGGTCTTCGGCGCGTTCATGTTCGGCATGGTGCAGCAGGGCATCGTCTACGCCGGCTGGAACCCCGACTGGTTCAAGGCCTTCCTCGGCGTCATGCTCCTCGGCGCCACCCTGATCAACCTGTGGGTCCAGCGCACGGCCACCCGGAGGTGA
- a CDS encoding ATP-binding cassette domain-containing protein — translation MTTTNDITPDGITPDAAPVVELKATGKSYGNIRALHGVSLAVHPGKVTCVLGDNGAGKSTLIKIVSGLHQHTEGEYLVDGDAVRLTTPRQALDRGIATVYQDLATVPLMPVWRNFFLGSEMTKGPWPLRRLDIERMKKTADHELREMGIVLDDLEQPIGTLSGGQRQCVAIARAVYFGARVLILDEPTAALGVKQSGVVLKYIAAARDRGLGVIFITHNPHHAYMVGDHFSVLRLGTMELSADRSQVSLEELTNHMAGGTELAALKHELAQVRGVDVEKLPDAAAVSS, via the coding sequence ATGACCACCACCAACGACATCACGCCTGACGGCATCACTCCCGACGCCGCCCCGGTCGTCGAGCTGAAGGCCACGGGCAAGTCCTACGGCAACATCCGCGCTCTGCACGGTGTGAGCCTCGCGGTCCACCCCGGCAAGGTGACCTGCGTCCTGGGCGACAACGGCGCCGGCAAGTCCACCCTCATCAAGATCGTCTCCGGCCTCCACCAGCACACCGAGGGCGAGTATCTCGTCGACGGCGACGCGGTACGTCTCACCACCCCGCGCCAGGCCCTCGACCGCGGCATCGCCACGGTCTACCAGGACCTGGCCACCGTCCCGCTGATGCCCGTGTGGCGCAACTTCTTCCTCGGCTCCGAGATGACCAAGGGCCCCTGGCCCCTGCGCCGCCTCGACATCGAGAGGATGAAGAAGACCGCCGACCACGAACTGCGCGAGATGGGCATCGTCCTCGACGACCTCGAACAGCCCATCGGGACCCTCTCCGGCGGCCAGCGCCAGTGCGTGGCCATCGCCCGCGCCGTCTACTTCGGCGCCCGCGTGCTGATCCTGGACGAGCCCACCGCCGCCCTCGGCGTCAAACAGTCCGGCGTGGTCCTGAAGTACATCGCCGCCGCCCGCGACCGCGGCCTCGGCGTCATCTTCATCACCCACAACCCCCACCACGCCTACATGGTCGGCGACCACTTCAGCGTCCTGCGCCTGGGCACCATGGAACTCTCCGCCGACCGCAGCCAGGTCAGCCTCGAAGAACTCACCAACCACATGGCCGGCGGCACCGAACTCGCCGCCCTCAAACACGAGTTGGCGCAAGTGCGTGGCGTGGACGTCGAGAAGCTCCCCGACGCCGCAGCCGTCTCCTCCTGA
- a CDS encoding sugar phosphate isomerase/epimerase family protein — MKIALDPYMIRNVPLLELPAVVAELGYEWIELSPREDFIPFFRHPRVDDATVRKFRKALDAAGVGISSMLPLFRWSGPDEDARQAAVRYWKRSIQIAADLGVDSMISEFNGRPEDPDRSEAQFWKSLDELLPVFEREGINLALEPHPDDFIENGYDAVNLIRGINHPNVSFLYCAPHTFHIGNDAPGIIKYAGDLLTHVHLADAFDHTASSGNRYILNPPGTTARIHQHLDIGEGEVDFDELFRELRANSFDGTLTACVFAWEERAKESSVFMRDKIAEYLSAGQ, encoded by the coding sequence GTGAAGATCGCCCTCGACCCCTACATGATCCGCAACGTGCCGCTGCTCGAACTCCCCGCCGTGGTAGCCGAGTTGGGCTACGAGTGGATCGAGCTGTCGCCCCGGGAGGACTTCATCCCGTTCTTCCGGCACCCCCGCGTGGACGACGCGACCGTACGGAAGTTCCGCAAGGCGCTGGACGCGGCGGGGGTCGGCATCTCCTCGATGCTGCCGCTGTTCCGCTGGTCCGGCCCGGACGAGGACGCCCGGCAGGCGGCCGTACGGTACTGGAAGCGCTCGATCCAGATCGCCGCGGACCTCGGCGTGGACAGCATGATCTCGGAGTTCAACGGCCGGCCCGAGGACCCCGACCGCAGCGAGGCACAGTTCTGGAAGTCGCTGGACGAGTTGCTGCCGGTGTTCGAGCGCGAGGGCATCAACCTCGCCCTGGAGCCGCACCCGGACGACTTCATCGAGAACGGCTACGACGCCGTCAACCTCATCCGCGGGATCAACCACCCCAACGTCAGCTTCCTCTACTGCGCCCCGCACACCTTCCACATCGGCAACGACGCCCCCGGCATCATCAAGTACGCGGGTGACCTGCTCACCCACGTCCACCTGGCCGACGCCTTCGACCACACCGCGTCCTCCGGAAACCGATACATCCTCAACCCGCCCGGCACCACGGCCCGCATCCACCAGCACCTCGACATCGGCGAGGGCGAGGTCGACTTCGACGAGCTCTTCCGCGAGCTGCGGGCAAACAGTTTCGACGGGACGTTGACCGCCTGCGTCTTCGCCTGGGAAGAACGAGCCAAGGAATCCTCGGTGTTCATGCGCGACAAGATCGCCGAGTACCTGTCCGCTGGGCAGTAG
- the iolC gene encoding 5-dehydro-2-deoxygluconokinase, translating into MPFEVLTMGRVGVDVYPLQTGVGLAEVTSFGKYLGGSPANVAVAAARYGRSSAVITKTGRDPFGDFVRTALAGYGVDSRFVGTSEIAPTPVTFCEIFPPDDFPLYFYRLPKAPDLDISEGELDLAAVRDARIFWITGTGLSEEPSRSATLAALAHRAKSGPTVFDLDWRPMFWTDPDQARAYYAEALRHTTVAVGNLDECEVATGEREPYAAAKALLAAGVELAVVKQGPKGVLAMDRDGSAAEMPPVPVDVVNGLGAGDAFGGALCHGLLAGWDTRRTVSFANAAGAIVAGRLACSEAMPTEAEVDTKLREATLAPNDPQRKV; encoded by the coding sequence ATGCCGTTCGAAGTGCTGACCATGGGTCGCGTGGGGGTGGACGTGTATCCACTCCAGACGGGCGTGGGGCTGGCGGAGGTCACCTCGTTCGGCAAGTACCTGGGCGGCAGCCCGGCCAACGTCGCCGTGGCCGCCGCCCGGTACGGCCGTTCCTCCGCTGTGATCACGAAGACGGGCCGGGACCCGTTCGGAGACTTCGTGCGCACGGCTCTGGCCGGCTACGGGGTCGACAGCCGCTTCGTGGGCACGTCGGAGATCGCGCCGACGCCGGTGACGTTCTGCGAGATCTTCCCGCCGGACGACTTCCCGCTGTACTTCTACCGGCTGCCCAAGGCTCCCGACCTGGACATCAGCGAGGGTGAGCTGGACCTGGCGGCGGTGCGGGACGCGCGGATCTTCTGGATCACCGGGACCGGGCTGAGCGAGGAGCCGAGCCGTTCGGCCACCCTCGCCGCCCTGGCGCACCGGGCCAAGTCGGGACCGACGGTCTTCGACCTGGACTGGCGGCCGATGTTCTGGACGGACCCGGACCAGGCGCGTGCGTACTACGCGGAGGCCCTGCGCCACACCACGGTCGCGGTCGGCAATCTCGACGAGTGCGAGGTGGCCACCGGGGAGCGCGAGCCGTACGCGGCGGCGAAGGCGCTGCTGGCGGCCGGTGTGGAGCTGGCGGTGGTGAAGCAGGGCCCGAAGGGTGTGCTCGCGATGGACCGGGACGGTTCGGCCGCCGAGATGCCGCCTGTCCCGGTGGACGTGGTCAACGGCCTCGGTGCCGGTGACGCGTTCGGCGGGGCGCTGTGCCACGGACTGCTGGCCGGCTGGGACACCCGCCGCACCGTCTCCTTCGCCAACGCCGCGGGCGCGATCGTCGCGGGCCGGCTGGCCTGCTCCGAGGCGATGCCGACCGAGGCCGAGGTCGACACCAAGCTCCGCGAGGCGACCCTCGCCCCCAACGATCCTCAGCGAAAGGTGTGA
- a CDS encoding Cgl0159 family (beta/alpha)8-fold protein has product MLSENVSRIVAARVNDPGAIAAAAARRVKAASLLGEHGKAMIVAADHPARGANGVGGDPTAMADRSELLDRLCTALERPGVTGVLATADILEDLLLLGVLDGKSVFGSMNRAGLAGSVFEIDDRFTGYDAETIAGMGFDGGKMLTRIALDDPATPSALSETARAVNELNDRQLIAMVEPFLSSWQDGRVRNDLSTDAVVKSVTIASGLGRRTAYTWLKLPVVDGMERVLASSTLPALLLGGEVKDAEAAFASWGKALKQPTAQGLVVGRSLLYPGNGDVAGAVDKAVSLL; this is encoded by the coding sequence GTGCTGTCCGAGAACGTGAGCCGGATCGTGGCCGCCCGGGTGAACGACCCCGGCGCCATCGCGGCAGCAGCCGCGCGCCGGGTGAAGGCCGCCTCGCTGCTGGGCGAGCACGGCAAGGCAATGATCGTCGCGGCGGACCATCCCGCGCGCGGCGCCAACGGCGTCGGCGGCGACCCCACCGCGATGGCCGACCGCTCCGAGCTGCTGGACCGCCTGTGCACCGCGCTGGAGCGGCCCGGAGTGACGGGCGTGCTGGCCACCGCCGACATCCTGGAGGACCTGCTGCTCCTCGGCGTCCTCGACGGCAAGAGCGTCTTCGGTTCGATGAACCGGGCCGGGCTCGCGGGCTCGGTCTTCGAGATCGACGACCGCTTCACCGGCTACGACGCCGAGACCATCGCCGGGATGGGCTTCGACGGCGGCAAGATGCTCACCCGTATCGCCCTGGACGATCCGGCGACGCCGTCCGCGCTGTCCGAGACGGCGCGGGCCGTCAATGAGCTGAATGACCGTCAGCTCATCGCCATGGTCGAGCCGTTCCTCTCCTCCTGGCAGGACGGCCGGGTCCGCAACGACCTCTCGACGGATGCCGTGGTGAAGTCGGTGACGATCGCGTCGGGGCTGGGCCGGCGTACCGCCTACACCTGGCTGAAGCTGCCGGTCGTGGACGGCATGGAACGCGTGCTGGCCTCCTCGACCCTGCCCGCGCTGCTGCTGGGCGGCGAGGTCAAGGACGCGGAGGCGGCGTTCGCGTCCTGGGGCAAGGCGCTCAAGCAGCCGACCGCGCAGGGCCTGGTCGTCGGCCGCTCGCTGCTCTACCCCGGCAACGGCGATGTGGCCGGTGCGGTGGACAAGGCGGTGAGCCTGCTGTGA
- the iolB gene encoding 5-deoxy-glucuronate isomerase produces the protein MSDTSKYHLPKGTSADGPYDLLVTPESAGWEYSGLRILTLGPGEAHSLSTYDSEFLVLPLTGSCTVTTDGIAFELEGRTGVFASVTDFAYLPSGSEALISSAQGGLFALPSARTERRGLPARYGRKEDVPVELRGAGACSRQVNNYCLPGTFEAEQLLVCEVLTPGGNWSSYPPHKHDEARPGEESELEEIYYFQVAGDGNGFGYQRVYGTQDRPIDVLAEVRSGDTVLIPHGWHGPSVAAPGYDLYYLNVMAGPGQERTWLICDDPAHGWVRTTWASQDIDDRLPFEGPNEQ, from the coding sequence GTGAGCGACACGAGCAAGTACCACCTTCCGAAGGGGACTTCGGCCGACGGCCCCTACGATCTCCTGGTCACGCCCGAGTCGGCGGGCTGGGAATACTCCGGCCTCAGGATCCTGACCCTGGGGCCGGGTGAGGCGCACTCCCTGTCCACCTATGACTCCGAGTTCCTGGTCCTGCCGCTGACGGGCTCCTGCACCGTCACCACGGACGGCATCGCCTTCGAACTCGAAGGCCGGACAGGCGTGTTCGCCTCGGTCACCGACTTCGCCTACCTCCCCAGCGGGTCGGAGGCCCTGATCAGCAGCGCGCAGGGAGGTCTGTTCGCGCTGCCCTCCGCCCGTACCGAGCGGCGCGGTCTGCCCGCCCGGTACGGGCGCAAGGAAGACGTGCCGGTGGAGCTGCGGGGCGCGGGCGCGTGCTCGCGGCAGGTCAACAACTACTGCCTGCCCGGCACGTTCGAGGCCGAGCAGCTGCTGGTGTGCGAGGTCCTCACGCCGGGCGGCAACTGGTCCTCGTACCCGCCGCACAAGCACGACGAGGCCCGGCCCGGCGAAGAGTCGGAGCTGGAGGAGATCTACTACTTCCAGGTCGCCGGGGACGGGAACGGCTTCGGCTACCAGCGGGTCTACGGCACCCAGGACCGGCCGATCGACGTGCTCGCCGAGGTCCGCTCCGGCGACACCGTCCTGATCCCGCACGGCTGGCACGGGCCCTCGGTCGCCGCGCCCGGCTACGACCTCTACTACCTCAACGTCATGGCCGGCCCGGGTCAGGAACGCACCTGGCTGATCTGCGACGACCCCGCCCACGGCTGGGTGCGCACGACGTGGGCGTCCCAGGACATCGACGACCGGCTTCCCTTCGAAGGACCCAACGAGCAATGA